The region TAAACTTAATTACCAATTAAAATGATAAacaaaaacacatcaaaacaaGCCTAACAACGTAACACATACAGCTAGAGATCAAAGTCATTTTATCAATTATTACATCATATTCTAAAACGATGAAAATGTATGTTGATGCTTGGGCGGCCGGAGTGGTGACATATATGAGTGCTAAGCTAAATACTAGCTATAATAGGAGCCATGGGGATCGTCTGACCAGCCCACAGTCCGTATCTGCAGCTCAAGCTGATTAAAACCATCTTTCATGCCCATGTACTTAATAAGCTTGCACAGCATACGATACGGCATTGCCATCCACCACGGAGACCATAAGACCGTCTTTAAGGAAGCAATAAAGAAGCGTGCACAATAAGTAATGCTAAACAGCACCAAAGAGATATACATTAACACCGAGGCCATGGGCTTGTGCTCTGCTCCGCCGGTCACGTGCATCATGGTGAGGAAGCTGACGGACATGAAATACAAAGCCAAGTGTAGGAAAACGCTGTAGAGAACAAAGGGGAGCACGAATAGCATCACCCCTATTGCGAGATTGAAGGCCAATGTGTTCATAATTACAAACACTTTGAAATGATGCTTGTGGGGAACCACGCTACTGGAAATGGGAGAAGTGGGATCATCGTTGCTTGGCAAGACGGCGTCGGGGGGCGTGAGAGTTGCTTGATAGGCGGCGGTGGCTACCAGCACCGCCACCACTAGCGCCACGTTCCGAATGTCCATTGACATGCCTTTGTGGACGTGTGCGGAGTAACGGATGAGCTTTTGCATGGGTGTCTCCCATGATAGGAAGAATGTGATGCGGGTTAACTTCCCCCTTTCCTTTGCGTTGTCTTTCATTTCTGTACGGATTCTTTCGAATGTTTTTCGGATTATTTCTGGCCTCTCCACACCAAACTCTCCAAACTGCATGCGCCCgcacatataaataaataaatatgtgttAGATCAAGCAGGCTAACAACTAACTATAGTTAATAGCGAATGTACAACTTTATGTTTTCATCATATATTTTGAAGGGCAAGGTGCTAGACTGCCTAACAATTCCCTAGCACCAACCTGTAGTCTTAAATCTCCGCACCAATCAGACTTGTCAGTCTTAATTGTCAGCTTTAATTTTACTCTGACTTTGATATGGACCAAACCCTTAACACTATGACaaaactttatttccttatacggCCATTATATTCTCAAGAGGCAGGTGTTGGACTTGACCATTAACTGATCTCGGCACAATtatattgagttaatacccaaaattgtccacaactatagtggtttttctcaattttgtcctaaacgactttggtgtCATAAAGTAGTCCCAAACTTTTTTGTTATCGCTCAAAATTGTCCTCCTTTACTTAAGTTGTCAAATGGGTGTTAAGTCTAGGGGCAATATAGTCAATTCATATTAAACTCTTCTCTTTCGGTCTCTTGGCCATGGAACTCGATTCTCTCAGAGCTGCATAAACATGGTGATTAACATCTAACAACACTGGCTCCAGATTTCTTATCTATTTTCTCAGAGATGTAATCAATCTTCTAGCTTCctactcttcatcttcttcccgaaagaattgtattttttttattttttttttttgcaaaaatgatCGCCCGTTCGTGTTCTCAGACAGGACCGGAGATCACAAAAAAGATTCCTTGCAAAACAATCTCCCTCGTCGTCCCGCAGATGTCAAGAATCTTGACAGAGTTTTTCAACAAGTCATCCACCCATTTCTCGTAGTCCTCGTGTCGGGACAGAGCTTGGATTGTGTGCGGCAAGGTGAGAAGAGAATTCACGCATCTCTGCAGCTCCGATAATGCGTGAAAACCACTGCAGATTACCTCGGTGTCAGAGGATTCCGCCAAGTTGGTTTCCTAGGATTTGAGTTTGTTGAGTTCCTCTTCGGTTTTTGCAGTGGTGGGGTGGGATCTGGAGGGTAAACTTATTGATCTTGCGTTGCCCAAAGCTCTGGATTTTGACGAGAAGGAAGTGGCCATGGCTGCCATTGTTGATTTTGGTTGGGTTCAATGGATTTTCTTGATTGGATATGATAATGGGTATAAATGGTTTAAATTGAAGGTTTTATATACAGAAGGAGAAAGAGGTGCGTAGAAGGAGACAAGATGCGCAATTTGTTGCTGTTGTGATTAGAGCTCTGAGATAATCGAGTTCCATGGCCAAGAGACTGAAAGAGAAGAGTTTAATATGAATTGACTATATTGCGCCCAGACTTAACACCTGTTTGACGGCCAATTTTGAGCGATAACACAAAAGTCTGGACTACTTTATGACACCAAAGTCGTTTGGgataaaattgagaaaaaccacaGGATAATTTTAGGTATTAACTCCAATTATATTTTACCCACCAACTGTTGGAATTGACCTTTTActagcctccgcccaacaagatgaaattaatataaactaaaaactcACACACACATGCAGTAGAGAAGTGTGTATAAATAGCGTATGATAGATACCTCATCAGGAAAGTGAATATAGTACTCTTTTGCAGCCAGACCAAGTGCAGTGTTGCGGTTGATATCTTCCATTGCATGTTTAAAAGATTAATCTTACCAGTCCTCCAAAGCCAACCAAAAATCACTCCGAAAGCCTCAAAACTCCTTGACTCAATCGCCACATACATGCATTGGGGTTTTGC is a window of Ipomoea triloba cultivar NCNSP0323 chromosome 11, ASM357664v1 DNA encoding:
- the LOC115995904 gene encoding uncharacterized protein LOC115995904, with protein sequence MEDINRNTALGLAAKEYYIHFPDEFGEFGVERPEIIRKTFERIRTEMKDNAKERGKLTRITFFLSWETPMQKLIRYSAHVHKGMSMDIRNVALVVAVLVATAAYQATLTPPDAVLPSNDDPTSPISSSVVPHKHHFKVFVIMNTLAFNLAIGVMLFVLPFVLYSVFLHLALYFMSVSFLTMMHVTGGAEHKPMASVLMYISLVLFSITYCARFFIASLKTVLWSPWWMAMPYRMLCKLIKYMGMKDGFNQLELQIRTVGWSDDPHGSYYS